The following are encoded in a window of Gemmatimonadaceae bacterium genomic DNA:
- the fahA gene encoding fumarylacetoacetase: protein MSAALDRTHDPALRSWVASANVPGHDFPIQNLPFGVFRRSSGAGQSCVGVAIGNQILDVAALVGHGLVSGDALHAARACEDDSLNELMGMGPDMARALRLALSDVLRMGGAGERHAAELLVPMDEADLFVPARVGDYTDFYASIFHAANVGSMFRPDQPLLPNYKYVPIGYHGRASSIVATGSDVRRPWGQTRDDPAQPPVFGPSRRVDYELEVGMFVGTGNALGEPVPVAEAERHLFGLCLVNDWSARDIQPWEYQPLGPFLAKNFATTVSPWVVTLDALAPFRAPAFARPAGDPAPLAYLSAPGEGAGIAITLEAWLRTARMRAEGAGEFLVSRGSFTDMYWTVAQLVAHHTSNGCNLQPGDLLASGTVSGPAKESRGCLLERTWKGTEPLALPNGETRAFLEDGDEVVLRGYCERQGYARIGFGECRGRIAPAAAAPR, encoded by the coding sequence GTGAGCGCCGCCCTCGACCGCACCCACGACCCCGCGCTCCGCTCGTGGGTGGCGAGCGCGAACGTGCCGGGCCACGACTTCCCTATCCAGAACCTCCCGTTCGGCGTGTTCCGGCGGAGTTCCGGCGCCGGACAGTCGTGCGTGGGAGTGGCCATCGGCAATCAGATCCTCGACGTCGCGGCGCTCGTCGGCCACGGCCTGGTGAGCGGTGATGCGTTGCACGCGGCCCGCGCCTGCGAGGACGACTCGCTGAACGAATTGATGGGCATGGGCCCGGACATGGCGCGCGCGCTACGGTTGGCGTTGAGCGACGTCCTGCGGATGGGTGGGGCGGGCGAGCGCCACGCCGCCGAACTGCTCGTGCCGATGGACGAGGCGGACCTCTTCGTGCCGGCGCGTGTGGGCGACTACACCGACTTCTACGCGTCGATCTTTCACGCCGCGAACGTCGGCTCGATGTTCCGCCCCGACCAGCCATTGCTGCCCAACTACAAATACGTGCCGATCGGCTACCACGGGCGCGCGTCGTCGATCGTGGCCACGGGGAGCGACGTGCGGCGGCCGTGGGGACAGACGCGAGACGATCCGGCGCAGCCGCCGGTGTTCGGGCCGTCGCGCCGCGTGGACTACGAACTGGAAGTCGGCATGTTCGTCGGCACAGGAAACGCGCTCGGCGAGCCGGTGCCGGTGGCCGAAGCCGAACGCCATCTGTTTGGCCTCTGTCTAGTGAACGACTGGTCGGCCCGCGACATCCAGCCGTGGGAGTATCAGCCGCTGGGACCGTTCCTCGCCAAGAACTTCGCGACGACGGTGTCGCCTTGGGTCGTGACGCTCGACGCGCTGGCACCCTTCCGCGCGCCCGCATTCGCTCGGCCGGCGGGCGATCCGGCGCCGCTCGCATATCTCTCGGCGCCGGGCGAGGGGGCGGGAATCGCGATCACGCTGGAGGCGTGGCTCCGCACGGCGCGCATGCGGGCCGAGGGGGCGGGCGAGTTCCTCGTGAGTCGCGGCAGCTTCACGGATATGTACTGGACCGTAGCGCAGCTCGTGGCGCATCACACGAGCAACGGGTGCAACCTGCAGCCGGGTGACCTGCTGGCGAGCGGCACCGTGTCGGGGCCGGCCAAGGAATCGCGCGGTTGCCTGCTCGAGCGCACCTGGAAGGGCACGGAACCACTGGCGCTCCCCAATGGCGAGACGCGCGCGTTTCTCGAAGACGGGGACGAGGTGGTGCTGCGGGGTT
- a CDS encoding SET domain-containing protein-lysine N-methyltransferase, protein MTIRKQVRRRPNPWFRLRRSRIQGTGAFAIVDIPKGTRIIEYTGEHITGAEADRRYPDEDRAERHHTFLFTLNQRTVIDAAHGGNEARFINHSCNPNCDAIIERGHIWIDALRDIPKGAELAYDYQFEHVRDYTEEDLHFYGCRCGAANCRGTIVKVDGRRKIARAWHASRGAARHAASRHAGHTHRKA, encoded by the coding sequence ATGACCATACGCAAGCAGGTGAGGCGGCGCCCGAACCCCTGGTTCCGGCTCCGCCGCTCTCGCATTCAGGGCACCGGGGCGTTCGCGATCGTGGATATCCCCAAAGGCACGCGCATCATCGAATACACAGGTGAGCACATCACCGGCGCCGAGGCCGACCGACGGTATCCCGACGAGGACCGCGCCGAGCGCCACCACACGTTCCTGTTCACGCTCAACCAACGCACGGTGATCGATGCCGCGCACGGCGGCAACGAGGCGCGATTCATCAACCATTCGTGCAATCCGAACTGCGATGCGATCATCGAGCGCGGGCACATCTGGATCGACGCCCTGCGGGACATTCCCAAGGGGGCGGAGCTGGCCTACGACTACCAGTTCGAGCACGTGCGCGATTATACCGAAGAAGACCTGCACTTCTACGGCTGCCGGTGCGGCGCAGCCAACTGCCGCGGCACGATCGTGAAGGTGGACGGTCGCCGCAAGATCGCCAGGGCGTGGCACGCGTCGCGCGGCGCGGCGCGCCACGCGGCGAGCCGTCACGCCGGCCACACGCACCGGAAGGCGTGA
- a CDS encoding pyridoxamine 5'-phosphate oxidase family protein, whose amino-acid sequence MTVPTFRELTPEECEALLAVNHVGRLAFSFKDRTDIEPIHYVFDNGWIFGRTAEGSKLTTIGHHPYVAFEVDEVHAIFDWRSVVAHGTVYLLSPDAGEANAAEYERAVDLLRRFVPRTLKEGDPAPFRTVMFGIHVDELTGREAKQGKRRRATKEKTAK is encoded by the coding sequence ATGACCGTGCCGACTTTTCGCGAACTGACCCCCGAGGAGTGCGAGGCGCTGCTGGCCGTGAACCACGTGGGACGCCTGGCGTTTTCGTTCAAGGATCGGACCGACATCGAACCCATCCATTACGTGTTCGACAACGGCTGGATCTTTGGCCGCACCGCTGAGGGTAGCAAGCTGACGACCATCGGGCATCACCCGTACGTCGCGTTCGAAGTGGACGAGGTGCACGCCATTTTCGACTGGCGCAGCGTGGTGGCACACGGCACGGTGTACCTGCTGAGCCCCGACGCGGGGGAGGCCAACGCCGCCGAGTACGAGCGGGCGGTCGACCTGCTCCGGCGGTTCGTGCCGCGTACCCTGAAGGAAGGCGACCCGGCGCCCTTCCGCACGGTGATGTTCGGGATCCACGTGGACGAGTTGACGGGACGCGAGGCCAAGCAGGGCAAGCGCCGGCGCGCGACCAAGGAAAAGACCGCCAAGTAG
- a CDS encoding efflux RND transporter permease subunit, translated as MTGDRSLFGVVASQRRFIYLAVTLMSVAGVWAGLRMPSSIYPELQFPRATVVVEGSSLSARQVVFSITRPLEEAISTVLGVRRVDSKSIRGGSEIQILFAPGTDMIYALQLVQAEVNQVRPELPPGLTIRADRITPSVYPILSYNVEGGDPATLYDVARYQLKPLISRVPSVGQVEVQASDVREVEVVADPARLAAQGLSYDDLASSIRDAIGLTAVGRVDKDYKQYLVVTANDAHTVDDIANVVVGHGLRVRDLATVTFGTTDHTQIIDGDGHPAALINITRQIGGNTVAIADSVAAIARNVAASLPPGVHLKAVYDQAELVRDAVIAVRDAMLIGALLAIVILLLFLRHARITAISAASIPLTMVITLFVMSLLGQTLNLMTLGAMAIAIGLVIDDAVVITENIVRHLHLTSDRRVAIRDAVQELIWAVTVSTITTVVVFLPLGLLEGVVGQFFKALSLTLTIAVLVSLVLAFSVIPLLSEQFLTARDAEFEADQDPTGHKRGILHVVGRAVDALSMEYERSLGAVLRHARWVMVGALLLVGAGYAAYRAASTGFLPDMDEGAFVLDYWSPAGTALTETDRQLHIVEHILAQTPEVSGTSRRTGAELGLFATQLNRGDISVRLTPQSQRRRTIFQVIDSLRKQFDVAVPRLRIEFVQILSDGINDMSGVTNPVEIKVFGDSLQQIEAYARQLSPALDSIPGLVDLYNGVTEPDPELSMRVHEAEASRLGLTPGLIGQDVSSALFGVDAGQLLLEDRSINVRVRAPDSVRYDPLRLGAIPIVSPLTHTAAPLSSLVSFTKADTRSELTRENQAQLITMTADIGNGQALGDVVNGVKRVLAGHPAPTGTRVELAGQYASQQDAFHQMLLVLALAAASVVGVMVIQFQSFVEPFVILLAAPLSFVGAMVLLLVTGTALNVSSFMGLILLVGLIVKNGIILLDFTHYRMTHNGMELEPAIRDAARVRLRPILMTTLCTLFGLLPLALGLGAGSEMQKPLALAVIGGLGLSTPITLYVVPTLLVAIRGRGYRIAPGTE; from the coding sequence GTGACCGGCGATCGGTCTCTCTTTGGCGTCGTTGCGTCCCAACGGCGATTCATCTATCTGGCGGTCACCCTCATGAGCGTGGCCGGGGTCTGGGCAGGGCTCCGGATGCCGTCATCCATCTATCCCGAACTGCAGTTCCCACGGGCGACCGTGGTGGTCGAAGGCTCGTCGCTGAGCGCACGGCAGGTGGTGTTCAGCATCACCCGCCCGCTGGAAGAGGCGATCAGCACGGTGCTCGGCGTGCGGCGCGTGGACTCCAAGTCGATTCGCGGCGGGAGCGAGATCCAGATTCTGTTCGCGCCCGGCACGGACATGATCTATGCACTCCAACTGGTGCAGGCCGAGGTGAACCAGGTACGTCCAGAGCTGCCCCCGGGGCTCACCATCCGCGCCGACCGGATCACGCCCTCGGTGTATCCGATCTTATCGTACAACGTGGAAGGGGGCGATCCGGCGACGCTGTACGACGTGGCTCGCTACCAGCTCAAGCCCCTCATCTCGCGGGTGCCCAGCGTGGGGCAGGTGGAAGTACAGGCCTCAGACGTCCGGGAAGTGGAGGTGGTGGCCGATCCGGCCCGTCTGGCGGCGCAGGGGCTGAGCTATGACGATCTGGCCTCGTCCATCCGCGACGCGATCGGGCTGACGGCGGTCGGGCGAGTGGACAAGGATTACAAACAGTATCTCGTGGTGACCGCGAATGACGCCCACACGGTGGACGACATCGCCAACGTCGTGGTTGGCCACGGCCTGCGCGTGCGCGATCTCGCCACCGTCACGTTCGGGACGACGGATCACACGCAGATCATCGACGGCGACGGGCACCCCGCCGCCCTCATCAACATCACGCGCCAGATCGGCGGCAACACGGTGGCAATTGCCGACAGCGTGGCGGCCATTGCCCGCAACGTGGCGGCGTCGCTGCCGCCGGGCGTCCATCTGAAAGCAGTGTACGACCAGGCCGAACTGGTGCGCGACGCCGTGATTGCGGTGCGCGATGCGATGCTGATCGGCGCCTTGCTCGCGATTGTCATTCTGCTGCTGTTCCTGCGCCACGCCAGGATCACGGCGATCAGCGCCGCGTCGATCCCGCTGACGATGGTCATCACGCTGTTCGTGATGAGCCTGTTGGGCCAGACCCTCAACCTGATGACGCTGGGGGCCATGGCCATAGCCATCGGGCTCGTGATCGACGATGCCGTCGTGATCACGGAGAACATCGTCCGGCATCTGCATCTGACGTCGGATCGTCGCGTCGCCATCCGCGACGCCGTCCAGGAACTCATATGGGCGGTGACGGTGTCGACGATCACCACGGTCGTCGTGTTCCTGCCGCTGGGACTGCTCGAAGGCGTCGTCGGCCAGTTCTTCAAGGCGCTGTCGCTCACGCTGACCATTGCCGTGCTGGTCTCACTCGTGCTCGCCTTCTCCGTCATTCCGCTGCTCAGCGAGCAATTCCTCACGGCGCGCGACGCCGAATTCGAGGCCGATCAGGACCCGACGGGCCACAAGCGCGGCATCCTCCATGTGGTGGGACGGGCCGTGGACGCGCTGTCGATGGAGTACGAGCGATCGCTGGGTGCGGTGCTGCGCCACGCGCGGTGGGTGATGGTGGGGGCGCTGCTGCTGGTGGGTGCCGGATACGCCGCCTATCGCGCCGCGTCCACGGGGTTCCTGCCCGACATGGACGAGGGGGCCTTCGTGCTCGACTACTGGAGCCCGGCGGGCACGGCGCTCACCGAGACGGACCGCCAACTGCACATCGTCGAGCACATCCTGGCGCAGACTCCCGAGGTCTCCGGGACGTCGCGGCGCACCGGCGCGGAACTCGGGTTGTTCGCCACGCAGTTGAATCGGGGCGACATCTCGGTGCGCCTCACGCCGCAGAGCCAGCGTCGCCGGACCATCTTCCAAGTGATCGACAGTCTGCGCAAGCAGTTCGACGTCGCGGTGCCTCGGCTGCGCATCGAATTCGTCCAGATCCTGTCGGACGGCATCAACGACATGTCTGGGGTGACCAATCCGGTCGAGATCAAGGTGTTCGGTGACAGCCTCCAACAGATCGAGGCGTACGCCCGGCAGCTCTCGCCCGCCCTCGACAGCATTCCGGGTCTGGTGGATCTCTACAACGGGGTTACCGAGCCGGACCCGGAACTCTCGATGCGTGTGCACGAAGCCGAGGCCAGCCGACTCGGGCTGACGCCCGGCCTGATTGGCCAGGACGTGAGCAGTGCCCTGTTCGGGGTCGACGCAGGGCAACTCCTGCTGGAGGACCGGTCCATCAATGTGCGCGTGCGCGCGCCCGATTCGGTGCGCTACGATCCGCTGCGCCTCGGCGCCATTCCGATCGTCTCGCCGCTCACGCATACGGCTGCTCCCCTGTCGTCGCTCGTCTCGTTCACCAAGGCCGACACGCGCAGCGAATTGACGCGTGAGAATCAGGCGCAACTGATCACGATGACCGCCGATATCGGCAACGGCCAGGCCCTGGGCGACGTCGTGAACGGCGTGAAGCGGGTGCTGGCCGGACATCCCGCGCCCACCGGCACGCGCGTCGAGCTGGCCGGCCAGTACGCCAGCCAGCAGGACGCGTTTCATCAGATGCTGCTGGTGCTCGCGTTGGCCGCCGCCAGCGTGGTCGGCGTGATGGTGATCCAGTTCCAGTCGTTCGTCGAGCCGTTCGTGATCCTGCTCGCGGCCCCGCTGTCGTTCGTGGGTGCCATGGTGTTGCTGCTTGTCACCGGCACGGCGCTCAACGTCTCGTCGTTCATGGGGCTGATCCTGCTCGTGGGACTGATCGTGAAGAACGGCATCATCCTGCTTGACTTCACGCACTACCGGATGACCCACAACGGGATGGAATTGGAACCGGCCATCCGCGACGCCGCGCGCGTCCGTCTGCGCCCGATCCTGATGACGACGTTGTGCACGCTGTTCGGGCTCCTGCCCCTCGCGTTGGGACTCGGCGCCGGCAGCGAAATGCAGAAGCCTCTCGCCCTGGCGGTGATCGGCGGCCTGGGACTGTCCACACCCATCACGCTCTATGTGGTGCCGACTCTGCTCGTGGCGATTCGCGGCCGTGGCTACCGGATTGCACCCGGTACGGAATAG